Part of the Benincasa hispida cultivar B227 chromosome 11, ASM972705v1, whole genome shotgun sequence genome, GAGAtggttgtcgagggttgaaatcTCGACCTATGTAGGTCAAGTTTTGAACAATCAATAAttttttgatatttatttaggtTGCCTCATTTTCCTCTATATTGAGATTTCAACCAttgataagttttttttttcttttttaattttttttctccacctagaaattttaaaactaccataaatttctaaatattttttaaagtaccttatttttctaaatactttttcaaattacaatatttaaataaaagttcttatttagtttaattggttaaatttataattaaaaattttcaatagattttatttagtttaattaaccTTTTTTTACGAAATACTGATTGAAGATAATTCTCTCAAGAAATACGCTACTATAAGATTAAATGAAAGTTTCATAGGAACGAAAAATGAGATGCAACATGGGAATAGGACGGGGAAGCCATCCTAATCTCACCTTGAAGATATCTTATCTATAATGTTAGAAGATTTGACTTCATTTTTATGCGTCAAGAGTTATATATATcattgaaaaaattgaaagaaagaaaacgaAATACAGATAGacttaaaagtataaaaattaaatcgaaactttaaaaattatacaCGCCAAATTAAAAGcaagagatttaattaaaacatttcaaattatagggacctaattaaaattaaatctaaaaaaaatatattaactaattttcttatttaaccCTTAAATCAAGAAATAATTAGTATAATTCATATTTTGGAGGGAGATATGTCACAAAAAAATTACAGATGGAATGTGTCAACGATTcaacaaatatttcaattattttattaacaccTTTTAATATCAAGATTTTCTCCATCGAGAATCATATTATGAATAGGATAGaatgattaataatataattggaTTACTTTCTCAAGAAAAGAAATTGCaaaacaatacaaaaaaaattcattgataacaaaaaaaaaaaaaaaatgaaaaagaaaaagaaacatgaaggtgaaaaaattgatacaatcatGATATGGATTTAGTGTAgtatgtataatatataatatataaactataaaaggctcaatttttacataattgaatataaaaacaaaatttcgatttgttttattattattattattgttccTGTGGATTAACATTTTGGGAGGTCGCTCGGCGGCGGCAGAAGCGATTGTTTGGGGCCTTTGCCATTTTCCACCAAGAACGCCATCTTCAATCCCCAAGTTGTATGAATTTCCAAATGGCAATGCATAAACCACACTCCTGAAAAGGTGAAATCATAgctcatttttcaatttcagttttgattttccaatttgATTCGTATAATTTCATTGCAATGGTTTAAGATTTTGAACAAATAATCGAAAGAGGAATCGAAATCTCTTTTACCTGGATTGTCTGCACGAAATCTTATCGCCGTCCATCCACCGGACGGAACTCCGATTGTGTTCCTCTCTACTGGATCCACGAGATTGAATTTCTTAGGGTCGGTTTTGGGGTTGAAATTGCCGATCCCTCGCCCGACCTCGAAGAAATTGAATCCGTGGAGATGAATGGGGTGGTTTTCTGGGGTTATGATTCCTGTATCTTGTAGAACTAGTTCCACCGTTGAGTTATATTGTAGTTTGTAGAGCTTAGTTCCACTTGTAGTCTGCAAATTTTTAGGTCCGGGTCCTGAATAGTTGAATTTGTGAGGGGGGTTTCCAGGGAAATCTGTGGTGAAAACACCTTTGGTTTTGAAGAAATGTGCTTGTAGGAGAGCGGTGGTGGGCATTACAAAAGTTACGTTGTTGATACTGGCTACTACTCTGCTTCCATTGGCGGCCTTGCAAGTGGGGCATGGGTTAATTCCAAGTCCAACGGTGAAGAAGAGGTGGTGGTCTATTGTCAATGGGACATTGGCAGGGTATTTTTTGGAGTTCAAACTTCTAAGGGAGTTTGTGAAGGTGTTGGCAATTTGGGTTGCGTTTTGGGGAGGGGGGTTGGTGCTTGTTGTGAGGGATGTGGCCAATGTGCCGGTGTAGTGCACGGTGGCTGTGGCAGTCTTGTTATCGACCGCGACTGGAGCGTCCATGAATGGAGAGACAGCCACCATGTATTTTCCGGAGTTTTGATTGGCGGTTAGGAGGACGTTGGTGGTCTGGCCTGGAGCAATTAGAACTGTGTCTGTTTTGAATGGTTTGACATATGTGGCGTCGACTTCTACAACTGTTAACTTGTGGCCCGCAACTTTGAAAAACAGTTCTTCATTCAGTGCAGCATTGATTATGCGTAGTAAATAGGTCTTCCCTCTTTGAACGGGTAATGTGAAGCCCCCTAATtaccaaaagaagaaaattagacGACCCATTAGAACAgttcaaattttgtattgctTTCCAAAAGGTAAGATTTCTTAATTGAATTACTTTGTGAAGGGCAATTTGATATGGATCCGGGGAGGCCGTTGATGGTGTGAGAATCAGAGACATTTGGTGCTAATCCTGACTTAAGAGCTTCGTTGATCACAGCTTCGGTGTCTGATTTCCACCACTCACCTATACAATTCAAATTACCATTCATTCACAAAAGCAAGTCAAAATCATCTCCATTTTGTGGAGCGGAAAGGAGGGAAAGGAGAATAAGTGAACTTTTGAGGCTCATACCAAGCACAAGGACAGTTTCTTTGTTGGGTGTAGGGAATGGATAAGGCACACCAAGCTTCGGCAAGATGACGATGGCACCATGGACAGTGGATCTCAGCCAGAGAATATGAGCATGCCAGAAGAGTGTGCCTCTTTGGCCGGTGATGGTGAAGTTATAGACATAGTTTTGCCCCGGCTGGATTGGACATTGCGTAATGTATGCCGGACCATCAGCCCAGCCTGTTCGGAGTTGCCTGATTCCATGCCTACCACCACGCCATACACTCATAAGATTGTAAGTTCTGAAATACCTTAAATTTACatagaatttgatttttttgtggGGATTTACCAGTGAATGGAAAGGTTATATTTGACATGGTTGACGACTTTGACAAGCACATTGTCGCCCTCCCTAGCATAAATGGTTGGTCCAGGGAACTGTCCATTGACAGTGACGATGGGCTTGCTTGAGCAAAGTCTTGTTGCTTTCCTCAACACCACCTGCCACCGAATATAGCTCGATATCACTCATGaaaatcaaaccaaaccaaGATTGTGGGGTCCAAGCCATAACAGAAATAGGTCATTCAAAAGCTCTCTTTCTAAGGAAAGGGACACCAAAATCATACTATAACCCAAAACCAATACCCAATGGCACATTGGAAATcccttgttttgttttgtttttgtttttctttaataaaaatattatactaACATTCTTACAGAGAAAGTTAAAGAAACTCACATTGAATTTGTAATGGCGAACTGTGGACTCTGCCAAACCAGGAAGAAGGCAGCAAAATGCCAACAAGACAAAAGCTCGAACCCACCAAGACTCCATTGGtatcttttctttccttttgtgTTTCTGAGTTATTTTGATTTGTGAGAAATAAGGGTGATGAGTGAGAACGATGGTCATGCAACTCAGCCTTATAAAGAGAAGCCCCAAATGGGTTTAATGGCTGAATAAGCTCCCTGTGTTGTTGCCATGTCGTTTTTTCTTAGTTAGGTGATGAGTTAAACAAGTCTTCATACCAAAGGATTTTCAGATGAAACTAGAATCAGATCCAccatttctttttatatatcttACATGTTACATAAAGTttctgtttttcattttttttttataaattttttcccCAACCCTTGTGTGTTGTGTATATCTATGAGAAGTAATAATGGAGACCTTTTAGTATTTCTCCATATAATTAAAGGTTCACCTTTAGCCTCTTTCATGTTATCATTCATTTTTGCTTTTTTCTCAGTTATTATGGAAGGCTCATTTCTAATGTGAAATATATTCTTTAATTGAAAAGGTTCATTTTTTTCCCATAGTCTAATTGTGATTACATTGGTCTTACTTCTTCCTTTAAATAATTGAGACAGTGGAAAAATGTTAGTGTTGGTtcccatatattttttttgttaggtTACAAATTTAGTATTTAGTCTATTTGGtccttgaattttttaaattaaaaatttagtccataagcttttgaaaattttaaaatttactatGCACAAAATTTGAAGTTTAGGGGTTACTTAACACATGaatttaaattcatatttaataaatcaaaaaatatttaaaaaattcgaGTTTGTTAGTAGTCCATTCAACACAacattgaaagtttagagatctATTAGATATTTCAAAGTTCAGATACCAAATAGAAACAAACtttaaagtttagggattaGTTGCAAATGTAGATACAAAAAGAATGAGTGGTATTTGTTGTAATGTCATCAAGACTTGGAGGGTATGTTAAAATTATCATTCACGTTCaaataaattgaattgaatCTCCAAATAATCTTGATAATATTGACTAAAtatgcaacaaaaaaaaaaaaaaaaaaagtagtgtGTAATGGAACCAAATTGTTGTCTACTTTGGAAGAGTAAGGCTTAAATGTTTGATGCTATATCTCTATCATAAgctattaaattcaaaattaaacatttgactTTCCTTTGGATTTCAAGTTTGATACATCAAACCACTggattatttatagaaatgcgAAGAAAAATAATCCAAACTAAATGGATTGAATAACCTCGAGTAAATCTTGAAGGATTAAGATGAATGGTTGGGGAAGTGAATAATGGATAGGATCGCAATAGACAAATAGGTAAGAAATGGCTTTCAGGGTGGTGGTGATTGTATAGCAGAAGCAGAGAAGCACTTctgttttcaattaatttataaGCAAATGACATAATTCAAGGGGTGGGTCACTCAATTCAACTGCCAttctcttcaatatatatatttggttttGAAATCAGTTATTTACCAGAAGTAGATTGGAAATGGGTCATAAATCATAATCACTCACTGCCTTGTCTGATTCTCCAAGGAAACTTCAATAATCCTATAGCCCACATAACtgttcctttttattttattggtttctCTAATACTATTACATAGTTCTTCTAaactattctttttattttaaatgcacATATGTGCTCGAGCCAGCCCTTGCATATCTCGAAAATTCTCACGATACAATTGTCTGACTTTATTATGTTTGGTTGTTAGGTTACTTGtaagatatatattatattataagtagTTGACTACCACGATTTGAATATGTTCtctctaattagttttttttattggtcGATTTTTACATCAGTCTTTGGTGGATTCTAAACCAAATTTATCTTAGATAATGTTTCTTTGTTTGTAGGTTTATAAGTAGTAAAATATGTAGATTGGTTATTTGAACTTAagtggagagaaaaaagggaaatgAGTTGTGTGTGGAAAAGGAGATAAGAATTTGTTTCATGTTTTTAAAGAGATTGAAGCCAATAACTTAGAATTTGGGTTGGTTAATGGAGGAGTTTTGAGCCTAAAAAGCGATAATGcctaactttattattattattatttaaatgtttaCTCAACCTTAAATTTGGATGGACAGGTCTGTCACGTAttgaatataataattattcatTGTTGTGAAGATATAATTGGTGATATTTGACCAACACATAAAGATCATTGGAGTCTTATAACATCATAGGAATAGTACTTATTGTGGGTCAAACCTTGGACGAGCCCCAGCCCCCAAAGAGAAGACTGGACTTGAGGAGACCTTGAACGGTAAGCCGAGCGTATTGGGCTCGAAATTCCTTTTGCGAAAGAAAGATAATAATCGAATAGAACTAATTGTTCCTATTGCCTGACCACCTTCACATATCTACCTCTAATATTGTCATTAGGGCACAAGGCACAAGCCCCAAGCGACAGATAAAAGCTATATAAACTAAGAGCGTACACAGAGGTATTAAAAATCGATCCGATCGATTAAAATTAATCGAATTAAGATTGGTCAGTCAAGATTAGGACTAAgttggtttttgatttttgtatataaaaaaaaggaaaatcgaccgattgatat contains:
- the LOC120090525 gene encoding laccase-4-like encodes the protein MTIVLTHHPYFSQIKITQKHKRKEKIPMESWWVRAFVLLAFCCLLPGLAESTVRHYKFNVVLRKATRLCSSKPIVTVNGQFPGPTIYAREGDNVLVKVVNHVKYNLSIHWHGIRQLRTGWADGPAYITQCPIQPGQNYVYNFTITGQRGTLFWHAHILWLRSTVHGAIVILPKLGVPYPFPTPNKETVLVLGEWWKSDTEAVINEALKSGLAPNVSDSHTINGLPGSISNCPSQRGFTLPVQRGKTYLLRIINAALNEELFFKVAGHKLTVVEVDATYVKPFKTDTVLIAPGQTTNVLLTANQNSGKYMVAVSPFMDAPVAVDNKTATATVHYTGTLATSLTTSTNPPPQNATQIANTFTNSLRSLNSKKYPANVPLTIDHHLFFTVGLGINPCPTCKAANGSRVVASINNVTFVMPTTALLQAHFFKTKGVFTTDFPGNPPHKFNYSGPGPKNLQTTSGTKLYKLQYNSTVELVLQDTGIITPENHPIHLHGFNFFEVGRGIGNFNPKTDPKKFNLVDPVERNTIGVPSGGWTAIRFRADNPGVWFMHCHLEIHTTWGLKMAFLVENGKGPKQSLLPPPSDLPKC